From Paucidesulfovibrio gracilis DSM 16080, a single genomic window includes:
- a CDS encoding molybdopterin biosynthesis protein: MSRRNVYLDLIPPRQAVQRACDALNRKELVQTETIPTHEAAGRTLATSVTARCSSPTFHSAAMDGVAVRAADTFAAREDAPLELQKGRDYDPVNTGNPLPEGRDAVIMIENVLQVDDSTIRIEAPAFPWNHVRRIGEDIVATELLLPQGRVLSAYDVGALLAAGIWEIQVLERLRMTFIPTGDEVLDFSQRPTPQPGQVIESNSQVFASLARSWNAIPSRTATIPDDAAALTQAVRDALASDAHIVVVGAGSSAGSRDYTKAVFEQVGTLLCHGINVMPGKPTLLAEAQGKLLVGAPGYPVSAVICFEDVLAPIAAYLSRRDAPQRRSLPVQLIRRTPSRLGQEEVVRLAVGEVRGRFLAAPLSRGAGMITTLTEAQAVTRIPTSVDGVEAGKTVTAELLVPEAELSRVLIHVGSHDNTLDLLADALMGLEVPLRLTSSHVGSMGGLTAVKNGTALFAGAHLFDPETRDFNFPFLRRYLPNLAVQVVNLAIRHQGLIVPRGNPKGIQGVSDLTRKDIRFINRQRGAGTRILLDHHLEVEGVDFEQVRGYEHEEFTHMAVAVNVLTGAADCGLGIRAAAEALDLDFVPLARERYDLIFPAEHAEDFRLQALLALIGTEAFKQRINNLGGYETTLTGQTMHPGQGLE, from the coding sequence ATGAGTCGCCGCAACGTTTATTTGGATCTTATCCCCCCGCGCCAAGCCGTTCAGCGCGCCTGTGACGCCCTGAACCGAAAAGAGCTGGTTCAAACCGAAACCATCCCTACCCACGAAGCCGCCGGCCGTACCCTGGCAACCTCGGTCACGGCCCGGTGCTCCTCGCCGACTTTCCATTCCGCAGCCATGGACGGTGTGGCCGTCCGCGCCGCAGACACATTCGCGGCCAGAGAAGATGCCCCGCTGGAGCTGCAAAAAGGTCGTGACTACGACCCGGTAAATACCGGCAACCCCCTTCCCGAGGGACGTGACGCGGTAATCATGATCGAAAACGTACTCCAGGTGGATGATTCCACCATCCGCATCGAAGCCCCGGCATTTCCGTGGAACCATGTGCGGCGCATCGGCGAAGACATTGTGGCTACGGAGCTGCTGCTGCCCCAGGGACGCGTTCTTTCAGCCTACGACGTGGGGGCGCTCCTGGCTGCGGGGATATGGGAAATACAAGTTTTGGAACGGCTACGTATGACCTTCATCCCCACCGGAGATGAGGTGCTTGATTTTTCCCAGCGCCCCACCCCGCAACCAGGGCAGGTCATTGAAAGCAACTCCCAGGTTTTTGCCTCCCTAGCACGCTCCTGGAACGCCATCCCCTCACGCACAGCCACCATCCCCGACGATGCGGCGGCATTGACCCAGGCCGTGCGGGATGCTCTGGCATCCGATGCCCATATTGTGGTGGTGGGGGCCGGCTCTTCCGCTGGCAGCCGCGATTACACCAAAGCAGTATTCGAACAAGTGGGCACGCTTTTATGCCACGGCATCAACGTCATGCCCGGCAAGCCGACCCTCCTGGCCGAAGCCCAGGGAAAGCTGCTCGTCGGCGCTCCGGGGTATCCCGTAAGCGCCGTCATCTGCTTCGAGGATGTCCTCGCCCCTATAGCCGCCTACCTGAGCCGTCGGGACGCACCTCAACGACGCAGCCTCCCGGTTCAATTGATCCGGCGAACACCATCGCGACTTGGCCAGGAGGAGGTGGTTCGCCTCGCCGTAGGGGAAGTCCGGGGCCGCTTCCTGGCCGCACCGCTTTCCCGGGGAGCCGGGATGATCACCACCCTGACGGAAGCCCAAGCCGTAACGCGCATTCCCACATCCGTGGACGGTGTGGAAGCCGGGAAAACTGTCACAGCGGAGCTGCTCGTCCCCGAAGCCGAGCTTTCCCGCGTACTCATCCACGTTGGCAGCCACGACAACACCCTGGATCTTCTTGCGGACGCGCTCATGGGCCTGGAGGTTCCACTTCGGCTCACATCCAGCCATGTCGGCAGCATGGGCGGGCTCACGGCCGTAAAAAACGGCACCGCCCTCTTTGCCGGAGCGCATTTGTTTGACCCCGAGACCCGGGATTTCAACTTCCCGTTCCTGCGTCGCTATCTGCCCAACCTGGCTGTCCAGGTCGTCAACTTGGCCATCCGACATCAGGGACTCATCGTGCCCCGGGGCAACCCAAAAGGTATTCAAGGCGTGAGCGACCTTACGCGTAAGGATATTCGGTTCATCAACAGACAGCGGGGCGCGGGAACACGCATTCTTCTGGATCATCATCTGGAAGTGGAAGGGGTGGATTTTGAGCAGGTTCGAGGCTACGAGCATGAAGAGTTCACTCACATGGCCGTTGCCGTAAACGTGCTCACTGGTGCTGCGGATTGCGGTCTTGGTATCCGCGCAGCCGCCGAAGCCCTGGACCTCGACTTCGTCCCCTTGGCCAGGGAGCGCTACGACCTAATCTTCCCTGCAGAGCATGCCGAGGACTTCCGACTCCAGGCGCTGCTCGCCCTCATCGGCACGGAGGCGTTCAAACAACGCATCAATAATCTGGGGGGGTACGAAACAACCCTCACGGGACAAACCATGCACCCGGGGCAAGGTCTCGAATAA
- a CDS encoding HD domain-containing phosphohydrolase has translation MTDRILFVDDDERLLKAVKRALGKKYTLDTALGPDEAMECVSGDTAYAVVVSDLKMPGKDGITLLEDIRSVSSDTVRVVLTGYADLESAVAAVNRGEVFRFLTKPCETKVLAKVLDDCLHQYRLVTAERELLEQTLKGCVSVLSETLSLVNPEAFGRANRVARFTRAIAKQAQLEELWKYEMAALLSQIGCVVLPEETLHRLARGGELKPEERQLYDMHPLIGRNLLSHIPRLEETADMVAYQEKNFDGSGIPPDGVQGEDIPLGARILRVAIDFDAALNQESTFAKAFYILQKTMERYDPFVLRCLEACLGKEAHFDSASLKIKELRHGMVLDQAVMTHGGLFLLKEGRELNSVLIQKLRAVHQRMGIEEPVSVLIPVGEHKRDDADVKEG, from the coding sequence ATGACGGACCGGATTCTATTTGTTGATGATGATGAGCGGCTGCTGAAGGCGGTTAAGCGCGCCTTGGGCAAAAAATACACGCTGGACACGGCGCTCGGACCGGATGAAGCAATGGAATGCGTTTCGGGCGACACGGCGTACGCGGTTGTCGTGTCCGACCTGAAAATGCCCGGCAAGGATGGGATCACCTTGTTGGAAGATATCCGTTCCGTATCATCGGATACGGTGCGGGTGGTGCTGACCGGGTATGCCGATCTGGAGTCGGCGGTAGCGGCCGTGAATCGCGGCGAAGTCTTCCGCTTTTTGACGAAACCCTGTGAAACGAAAGTGCTGGCAAAGGTACTGGACGATTGTTTGCACCAGTATCGGTTGGTGACGGCGGAACGGGAATTGTTGGAGCAAACCTTGAAAGGGTGCGTTTCCGTGCTTTCCGAGACGTTGTCACTGGTTAATCCTGAAGCCTTTGGGCGGGCCAACAGGGTGGCGAGGTTCACCAGAGCCATCGCAAAGCAAGCTCAATTGGAGGAGTTGTGGAAATACGAAATGGCCGCACTTCTTTCGCAGATCGGTTGTGTGGTCTTGCCGGAGGAAACATTGCACCGCCTGGCACGGGGAGGGGAACTCAAGCCTGAGGAGCGGCAACTGTACGACATGCATCCGCTGATAGGACGCAATTTGCTTTCCCATATTCCCCGACTGGAGGAGACCGCCGACATGGTCGCTTACCAGGAGAAAAATTTCGATGGTTCAGGAATTCCGCCGGATGGCGTTCAGGGAGAGGATATTCCGCTTGGAGCCAGAATTTTGCGCGTGGCCATTGATTTTGATGCCGCACTGAACCAGGAAAGCACCTTTGCCAAAGCATTTTATATTCTCCAAAAAACGATGGAACGCTATGATCCTTTTGTGTTGCGCTGTCTTGAAGCATGTCTCGGCAAGGAGGCCCACTTTGATTCAGCCAGTCTGAAAATCAAGGAGTTGCGGCACGGCATGGTCCTTGATCAGGCGGTGATGACGCATGGAGGATTATTTTTGCTTAAGGAGGGGCGTGAACTCAATTCCGTGCTGATCCAAAAGCTTCGGGCCGTGCATCAGCGGATGGGAATTGAGGAGCCTGTCAGTGTCCTTATCCCCGTGGGAGAGCACAAACGGGACGATGCGGATGTAAAGGAAGGATGA
- a CDS encoding response regulator produces MRVLFVDDEEKVLRGIRRMLRGHVDWRMHFLQDGRAALHFLEKHDVDIVVADMRMPGMDGVQLLNAVQKTHPGVVRIVLSGYSDQETVLHTVRPAHQFLSKPCERDTLVSALERVHSLQSVFTNKRLRNVMTRIDSLPVLPSVLQKLEAELEGDDPSVDRAGRILAMDAALSAGVLKMINSAFFGLPTEVTTPGQAVALLGLDVLKGLVFSECFFNMYENQAPNSRLSMERLREHNLRVAGFARVVCGSMGGGQERRSQAFLCGLLHDLGKLILANSLPEEYAKALEYARANNVSIREAELEVFGSDHADLGGYLLGLWGFSEEVVRAVACHHMPGGCVAEPMRSVTVTHVANYVDHLLVVLNEQYAEHPLDAQYVIQAGALEQLPVWIESCHGMLGEGVA; encoded by the coding sequence ATGCGTGTTTTGTTCGTTGATGACGAGGAAAAAGTGCTGCGCGGAATCCGGCGCATGTTGCGTGGGCATGTGGACTGGCGGATGCATTTTTTGCAGGACGGCCGGGCAGCGTTGCATTTCCTGGAAAAGCATGACGTGGATATCGTGGTTGCGGATATGCGTATGCCAGGTATGGACGGGGTGCAGTTGCTCAATGCCGTACAAAAGACCCACCCTGGAGTTGTTCGTATTGTTCTTTCCGGCTACTCGGACCAGGAGACAGTGCTGCACACGGTCCGCCCGGCGCATCAATTTTTGAGCAAACCGTGTGAACGTGACACGCTGGTATCGGCATTGGAGCGGGTGCATTCGCTTCAGAGCGTGTTTACCAACAAGCGGTTGCGGAATGTGATGACGCGCATCGACTCACTGCCCGTATTGCCGTCAGTCTTGCAAAAACTCGAAGCCGAGCTTGAAGGGGATGATCCGTCCGTGGATCGTGCCGGTCGGATTTTGGCTATGGACGCGGCGCTCAGTGCCGGAGTGCTCAAAATGATCAATTCCGCGTTTTTCGGTCTGCCCACGGAAGTGACGACTCCAGGGCAGGCGGTGGCGCTTCTCGGGCTGGATGTGCTCAAGGGGTTGGTCTTTTCGGAATGCTTTTTTAATATGTATGAAAATCAAGCGCCGAATTCGAGGCTTTCCATGGAGCGTCTGCGTGAACACAATCTCCGGGTGGCCGGTTTTGCCCGTGTTGTGTGCGGTTCGATGGGCGGTGGGCAGGAACGGCGTTCCCAAGCTTTCCTCTGTGGGCTGTTGCATGATTTGGGGAAGTTGATTCTGGCCAACAGTCTGCCGGAAGAATATGCCAAGGCCTTGGAATATGCGAGAGCGAATAATGTCTCCATCCGGGAGGCGGAATTGGAGGTCTTTGGATCGGACCATGCGGATTTGGGCGGCTATCTTTTGGGATTGTGGGGCTTTTCCGAGGAGGTCGTTCGCGCGGTCGCCTGTCATCATATGCCCGGAGGATGCGTGGCCGAGCCGATGCGGTCCGTGACTGTAACGCATGTTGCCAACTATGTAGACCATCTTTTGGTGGTGCTGAACGAGCAGTATGCGGAGCACCCGCTTGATGCGCAATACGTGATTCAGGCAGGTGCCTTGGAGCAATTGCCGGTTTGGATCGAATCGTGCCATGGTATGCTGGGAGAAGGAGTCGCATGA
- a CDS encoding PAS domain S-box protein translates to MADCPNGIGEKDYGLHEESLQFLSSMPVAVVITGAGDNIIRYANREIQNLLDISPEQMVGTSAPNYYINPEVRAEMVALLQRDGRVAAHEVALRGLEGEQVVCLISATKIQFEAEDCFLFSLLNITSRKKSEAEVEKLSQALQHSPIAVFMCDTERRSIYANQAFNKMTGYIWDEIAKLRFEDFIAKDQDKRSYDHMWWSLEEGKSWRGELQLARRGERFFWGMVHVTPILIGGGNASHFVFFLEDITRRKVAEEVLQERLHFIQTLMDAVPMPIYYKNLEGVYQGCNQAFERYFGVVRPLIIGKSLEDVHPWADAGAVRRHDHQLVQNGGAQVYETPILRKDGLEREAIIHKAVYRSSEGTPLGIVGCITDITERKKAEREARENEATLSHVLEGIRAGIMVVDPQKHSVEDMNARAREMLGDHFSGDDTGCSVWDCGLLTWRDESGRSVSVEELLYPQQDKEYRISQENGAGLPVSLTVLPTVIRGKERLLQILFDLSERKVLERQLNLAQKLESVGQLAAGIAHEINTPVQYVGSNLTYIKEALGRLRDELEKEGLTLPQDVEEELREELPDAIQDAEEGVGRVSAIVQAMRKFSHPGSEEAVLVDVNEAIRNTVTIARNEWKYHSEIQLELADALPELPCIPGDFNQVLLNVLVNAAHAVADKMGDSGEMGRIRISTALDGEYIQITIADNGCGIPEEHRDVIFDPFFTTKTVGRGTGQGLAITHAIVERQRGKIDFTSTPGEGTTFVIRFPWREAS, encoded by the coding sequence AATTTGCTTGATATTTCTCCGGAACAAATGGTTGGTACCTCTGCCCCCAATTATTACATAAATCCCGAAGTTCGGGCCGAGATGGTGGCGTTGCTCCAGCGCGATGGCAGGGTCGCGGCTCATGAAGTGGCCCTCCGCGGGCTTGAGGGGGAACAGGTCGTATGTCTCATTTCAGCGACCAAGATTCAGTTTGAAGCAGAGGATTGTTTTCTGTTTAGTTTGCTGAATATTACTTCAAGAAAAAAATCCGAAGCCGAGGTTGAAAAGTTGTCGCAGGCATTGCAACACAGCCCCATAGCCGTGTTCATGTGCGATACCGAGCGCCGTTCCATATACGCCAATCAGGCGTTCAACAAAATGACCGGTTACATATGGGATGAAATCGCGAAGTTGCGATTTGAGGATTTTATCGCCAAGGATCAGGATAAGCGGAGTTACGACCACATGTGGTGGAGTTTGGAAGAAGGGAAATCCTGGCGGGGCGAACTGCAACTGGCTCGAAGAGGAGAACGATTTTTTTGGGGTATGGTGCACGTCACCCCTATTTTGATTGGAGGGGGCAACGCCAGCCATTTCGTCTTTTTTTTGGAGGACATCACTCGTCGTAAGGTGGCAGAGGAGGTGCTCCAGGAGCGTCTTCATTTTATCCAGACCCTGATGGATGCGGTACCCATGCCGATTTACTACAAGAATTTGGAAGGGGTGTATCAGGGGTGCAATCAGGCTTTTGAACGCTACTTCGGCGTGGTGCGGCCGTTGATCATTGGGAAATCCCTGGAAGACGTTCACCCTTGGGCGGATGCTGGAGCCGTGCGGCGTCACGATCATCAGCTGGTGCAAAACGGAGGAGCGCAAGTATACGAAACGCCTATTCTGCGGAAGGATGGGTTGGAGCGGGAGGCCATTATCCACAAGGCCGTGTATCGAAGTTCCGAGGGGACGCCGTTGGGCATTGTCGGGTGTATCACCGATATCACGGAACGGAAAAAGGCTGAGCGCGAGGCGCGGGAAAATGAAGCCACATTGAGTCACGTTTTGGAAGGGATTCGGGCCGGGATTATGGTTGTGGACCCGCAAAAGCATTCTGTGGAGGACATGAATGCGCGGGCCAGGGAAATGCTTGGGGATCATTTTAGCGGCGATGATACCGGCTGTTCTGTTTGGGACTGCGGGTTGTTGACGTGGCGGGATGAATCTGGTCGTTCCGTTTCGGTGGAGGAATTGTTGTATCCTCAACAGGATAAGGAATACCGTATCTCGCAGGAGAACGGCGCGGGGTTGCCGGTTTCCTTGACGGTCTTGCCGACGGTTATTCGGGGAAAGGAACGGTTGCTCCAAATATTGTTTGATCTTTCCGAAAGAAAAGTCCTGGAACGGCAACTCAATCTTGCACAAAAGCTGGAGTCCGTTGGGCAGCTGGCCGCCGGTATAGCCCATGAAATCAATACTCCGGTCCAATACGTCGGAAGCAACCTGACATACATCAAAGAAGCCTTGGGAAGATTGAGGGACGAATTGGAAAAAGAGGGGCTGACACTTCCTCAGGACGTGGAGGAGGAATTGCGGGAGGAGCTTCCTGACGCCATTCAGGACGCGGAAGAAGGTGTTGGACGTGTTTCCGCCATCGTGCAGGCCATGCGCAAATTTTCCCATCCGGGCAGTGAGGAAGCGGTGTTGGTGGACGTCAATGAGGCCATTCGAAATACGGTGACCATAGCGCGCAACGAATGGAAATATCATTCCGAAATACAACTGGAGCTGGCAGATGCACTGCCGGAGTTGCCCTGCATTCCCGGTGACTTCAATCAGGTGCTGCTCAATGTCTTGGTCAATGCCGCGCACGCGGTGGCCGACAAGATGGGAGACAGCGGGGAGATGGGGCGGATCCGTATATCCACGGCCCTTGACGGTGAGTATATCCAGATAACCATTGCCGACAACGGCTGCGGCATTCCGGAAGAGCATCGGGATGTTATTTTTGATCCGTTTTTTACGACCAAAACCGTGGGGCGCGGAACCGGCCAAGGGTTGGCCATCACCCACGCCATTGTCGAGCGGCAACGGGGAAAGATCGACTTCACGTCCACCCCCGGAGAAGGCACAACGTTCGTGATCCGTTTCCCCTGGCGGGAAGCTTCCTGA